From Streptomyces zhihengii, the proteins below share one genomic window:
- a CDS encoding L,D-transpeptidase, whose product MARSSSGLVAGLTAAALAGVVFLAYQASANMPDNLAAPGSQSPAPSASASGSPEAKPADPLAVPADSGTGARVVYALADRRVWLVDDKGEPRTFTVMPSTVDPKPGTYAVTSRSGKVAGSDGTPIEHVVRFATVGGVSIGFSAAVDGSMASPDPSKKTGGVRMKRADGDAMWKFAAIGARVVVVP is encoded by the coding sequence GTGGCACGCAGCAGCTCGGGACTCGTGGCCGGGCTCACGGCGGCCGCGCTGGCGGGCGTCGTGTTCCTCGCCTACCAGGCGTCGGCGAACATGCCCGACAACCTGGCCGCCCCCGGTTCGCAGAGCCCCGCCCCGTCCGCCAGCGCCTCCGGCAGCCCGGAGGCCAAGCCGGCCGACCCGCTCGCCGTGCCGGCCGACTCGGGCACCGGTGCGCGGGTGGTCTACGCGCTCGCCGACCGGCGGGTCTGGCTGGTGGACGACAAGGGCGAGCCGCGCACCTTCACCGTCATGCCGTCGACCGTCGACCCGAAGCCCGGCACGTACGCGGTCACCTCGCGTTCCGGCAAGGTAGCCGGGTCGGACGGCACCCCGATCGAGCACGTGGTGCGCTTCGCGACCGTCGGCGGGGTCTCCATCGGCTTCAGCGCGGCGGTGGACGGCTCGATGGCCAGCCCGGACCCGTCCAAGAAGACGGGCGGGGTCCGGATGAAGCGGGCCGACGGGGACGCCATGTGGAAGTTCGCCGCGATCGGCGCGCGGGTCGTCGTCGTCCCGTAG
- the glmS gene encoding glutamine--fructose-6-phosphate transaminase (isomerizing), with translation MCGIVGYVGGQSALDVVVAGLKRLEYRGYDSAGVAVLADGGLAAAKKAGKLVNLEKELTERPLPAGSTAVGHTRWATHGGPTDVNAHPHLDNAGRVAVVHNGIIENFAALRAELAERGHDLASETDTEVVAHLLAEAFSSAGDLAESMRMVCRQLEGAFTLVAVHADEPDVVVGARRNSPLVVGVGEGEYFLASDVAAFIAHTRSAVELGQDQVVELRRDGVSVTGFDGEPADVRAYHVDWDASAAEKGGYDYFMLKEIAEQPKAVADTLLGRIDASGALRLDEIRIPANVLREADKIVVVACGTAFHAGLIAKYAIEHWTRIPCEVELASEFRYRDPILDHRTLVVAISQSGETMDTLMALRHAREQGARVLAICNTNGSTIPRESDAVLYTHAGPEVAVASTKAFLTQVVACYLVALYLGQVRGTKWGDEIRAVIRDLAQISGAVERVLETMEPVRELARSLAHKNTVLFLGRHVGYPVALEGALKLKELAYMHAEGFAAGELKHGPIALIEEDLPVVVVVPSPRGRSVLHDKIVSNIQEIRARGARTIVIAEEGDEAVVPYADHLIRIPATPTLLQPMVATVPLQVFACELATARGNEVDQPRNLAKSVTVE, from the coding sequence ATGTGCGGAATCGTGGGTTACGTCGGCGGGCAGTCGGCGCTTGATGTGGTCGTCGCCGGTCTGAAGCGGCTGGAGTACCGCGGATACGACTCGGCGGGTGTGGCGGTCCTCGCCGACGGGGGACTCGCCGCGGCGAAGAAGGCGGGCAAGCTCGTCAACCTGGAGAAGGAGCTGACGGAACGGCCGCTGCCGGCCGGCTCCACCGCCGTCGGGCACACCCGGTGGGCCACCCACGGCGGGCCCACGGACGTCAACGCCCACCCCCATCTGGACAACGCCGGGCGCGTCGCCGTCGTCCACAACGGGATCATCGAGAACTTCGCCGCCCTGCGGGCCGAGCTGGCCGAACGCGGCCACGACCTGGCCTCCGAGACGGACACCGAGGTGGTCGCCCATCTGCTGGCCGAGGCGTTCTCCTCGGCGGGCGACCTCGCCGAGTCGATGCGCATGGTGTGCCGGCAGCTGGAGGGCGCCTTCACCCTGGTGGCCGTGCACGCGGACGAGCCCGACGTGGTCGTCGGCGCCCGGCGCAACTCCCCGCTGGTGGTCGGGGTGGGGGAGGGCGAGTACTTCCTCGCCTCGGACGTGGCCGCCTTCATCGCCCACACCCGCTCCGCCGTGGAACTGGGCCAGGACCAGGTCGTGGAGCTCCGGCGGGACGGGGTGAGCGTCACCGGCTTCGACGGGGAGCCCGCCGACGTGCGGGCCTACCACGTGGACTGGGACGCCTCGGCCGCCGAGAAGGGCGGCTACGACTACTTCATGCTCAAGGAGATCGCCGAGCAGCCGAAGGCCGTCGCCGACACCCTCCTGGGCCGTATCGACGCCTCGGGGGCGCTGCGCCTCGACGAGATCCGCATCCCGGCGAACGTGCTGCGCGAGGCCGACAAGATCGTCGTCGTCGCCTGCGGCACCGCCTTCCACGCCGGGCTGATCGCCAAGTACGCGATCGAGCACTGGACCCGGATCCCGTGCGAGGTGGAGCTGGCGAGCGAGTTCCGCTACCGGGACCCGATCCTCGACCACCGCACGCTGGTCGTCGCGATCTCGCAGTCCGGCGAGACCATGGACACGCTGATGGCGCTCCGGCACGCCCGGGAGCAGGGCGCGCGGGTCCTCGCGATCTGCAACACCAACGGCTCGACGATCCCCCGCGAGTCCGACGCGGTGCTCTACACCCACGCCGGACCGGAGGTCGCCGTCGCCTCGACCAAGGCGTTCCTGACGCAGGTCGTCGCCTGCTACCTGGTCGCGCTGTACCTGGGGCAGGTGCGCGGCACCAAGTGGGGCGACGAGATCCGGGCGGTGATCCGCGACCTGGCGCAGATCTCCGGCGCGGTGGAGCGGGTGCTGGAGACGATGGAGCCGGTGCGGGAGCTGGCGCGCTCGCTGGCACACAAGAACACGGTGCTCTTCCTGGGCCGCCATGTGGGCTACCCGGTCGCCCTGGAGGGCGCGCTGAAGCTCAAGGAGCTGGCCTACATGCACGCGGAGGGCTTCGCGGCCGGTGAGCTCAAGCACGGTCCGATCGCGCTGATCGAGGAGGACCTGCCGGTGGTGGTGGTCGTGCCGTCGCCGCGCGGCCGGTCCGTGCTGCACGACAAGATCGTCTCCAACATCCAGGAGATCCGGGCCCGCGGGGCGCGCACCATCGTGATCGCCGAGGAGGGCGACGAGGCGGTCGTCCCGTACGCGGATCACCTCATCCGGATCCCGGCGACCCCGACGCTGCTCCAGCCGATGGTGGCCACGGTGCCCCTCCAGGTGTTCGCCTGCGAGCTGGCGACGGCCCGGGGCAACGAGGTCGACCAGCCGAGGAACCTGGCGAAGTCGGTGACGGTGGAATGA
- the rimI gene encoding ribosomal protein S18-alanine N-acetyltransferase, with protein sequence MSAAVLREMRWWDLEPVLELEHELFPEDAWSPGMFWSELAHARGPRATRRYLVAEEGGRIVGYAGLAAAGGLGDVQTIAVERGQWGTGLGARLLTDLLQHATAFECEEVLLEVRVDNTRAQKLYERFGFEPIGFRRGYYQPGNIDALVMRLTVQGTETTDG encoded by the coding sequence GTGAGCGCCGCCGTCCTGCGCGAGATGCGCTGGTGGGACCTGGAGCCGGTGCTGGAGCTGGAGCACGAGCTGTTCCCGGAGGACGCCTGGTCGCCGGGGATGTTCTGGTCCGAGCTCGCCCACGCGCGCGGCCCCCGGGCCACCCGGCGCTACCTGGTGGCGGAGGAGGGGGGCCGGATCGTCGGCTACGCGGGCCTCGCGGCGGCCGGCGGGCTGGGCGACGTCCAGACCATCGCCGTGGAGCGCGGCCAGTGGGGCACCGGGCTCGGCGCCCGGCTGCTGACCGACCTGCTCCAGCACGCCACCGCCTTCGAGTGCGAAGAGGTCCTGCTCGAAGTGCGCGTGGACAACACCCGGGCCCAGAAGCTCTACGAACGCTTCGGCTTCGAGCCCATCGGCTTCCGCCGCGGCTACTACCAGCCCGGCAACATCGACGCCCTCGTCATGCGACTGACCGTACAAGGAACAGAGACCACTGATGGCTGA
- the tsaB gene encoding tRNA (adenosine(37)-N6)-threonylcarbamoyltransferase complex dimerization subunit type 1 TsaB — protein MLLLAMDTATPAVTAALHDGTSVVAESSRVDARRHGELLLPAVDRVLAEAGVKPDAVTGLVVGVGPGPYTGLRVGLVTATTFASALGIPVHGVCTLDGLAYASGIDGPFVVATDARRKEVYWARYDDARTRVTEAAVDRPDDIAEQVAGLPAVGAGAVLYPGTFPDARGPEHVSAAALAALAAERLRSGAPFLPALPLYLRRPDAQVPKNYKVVTPK, from the coding sequence GTGCTCTTGCTCGCCATGGATACCGCCACTCCCGCCGTCACCGCCGCGCTCCACGACGGCACGTCCGTCGTCGCCGAGTCCAGCCGGGTGGACGCCCGCCGGCACGGGGAGCTGCTGCTGCCCGCCGTCGACCGCGTCCTCGCCGAGGCCGGGGTGAAGCCCGACGCCGTCACCGGCCTCGTCGTCGGCGTCGGCCCCGGGCCGTACACCGGCTTGCGCGTCGGCCTGGTGACGGCGACGACCTTCGCCTCGGCGCTGGGGATCCCCGTGCACGGGGTGTGCACGCTGGACGGACTCGCCTACGCCTCCGGCATCGACGGCCCCTTCGTGGTGGCCACCGACGCGCGCCGCAAGGAGGTCTACTGGGCCCGGTACGACGACGCCCGCACCCGCGTGACCGAGGCCGCCGTCGACCGCCCGGACGACATCGCCGAGCAGGTCGCCGGCCTGCCGGCGGTGGGCGCCGGTGCGGTGCTCTACCCCGGTACGTTCCCGGACGCCCGCGGCCCCGAGCACGTCAGTGCGGCGGCGCTCGCGGCGCTCGCCGCCGAACGGCTGCGCTCCGGCGCCCCGTTCCTGCCCGCGCTGCCGCTGTACCTGCGCCGCCCCGACGCGCAGGTCCCCAAGAACTACAAGGTGGTCACCCCCAAGTGA
- the tsaD gene encoding tRNA (adenosine(37)-N6)-threonylcarbamoyltransferase complex transferase subunit TsaD has translation MADEPLVLGIETSCDETGVGIVRGTTLLADAIASSVDTHARFGGVVPEIASRAHLEAMVPTIERALKEAGVSARDLDGIAVTAGPGLAGALLVGVSAAKAYAYALGKPLYGVNHLASHICVDQLEHGPLPEPTMALLVSGGHSSLLLAPDITADVRPMGATIDDAAGEAFDKIARVLDLGFPGGPVIDRLAREGDPRAIAFPRGLSGAKDPAYDFSFSGLKTAVARWIEAKRAAGEDVPVRDVAASFQEAVVDVLTRKAVRACKDEGVDHLMIGGGVAANSRLRALAQERCERAGIRLRVPRPKLCTDNGAMVAALGAEMVARNRPASDWELSADSSLPVTESHVPGSHHHGHDHVHEVSKENLYS, from the coding sequence ATGGCTGACGAACCGCTTGTACTCGGCATCGAGACCTCCTGCGACGAGACCGGCGTCGGCATCGTCCGCGGTACGACGCTGCTCGCCGACGCCATCGCCTCCAGCGTCGACACCCACGCCCGCTTCGGTGGAGTGGTGCCGGAGATCGCCTCGCGCGCCCACCTGGAGGCGATGGTCCCGACGATCGAGCGCGCGCTGAAGGAGGCCGGCGTCTCCGCCCGCGACCTCGACGGCATCGCGGTCACGGCGGGGCCCGGTCTCGCGGGCGCGCTGCTTGTCGGCGTCTCGGCGGCCAAGGCGTACGCGTACGCCCTCGGCAAGCCGCTCTACGGCGTCAACCACCTCGCCTCGCACATCTGCGTGGACCAGCTGGAGCACGGCCCGCTGCCGGAGCCGACGATGGCCCTGCTGGTCTCCGGCGGCCACTCCTCGCTGCTGCTCGCCCCGGACATCACGGCCGACGTCCGCCCCATGGGCGCGACGATCGACGACGCGGCCGGCGAGGCGTTCGACAAGATCGCCCGGGTGCTGGACCTCGGCTTCCCCGGCGGTCCGGTGATCGACCGGCTCGCCAGGGAGGGCGACCCGCGCGCCATCGCGTTCCCGCGCGGCCTGAGCGGGGCGAAGGACCCGGCGTACGACTTCTCCTTCTCCGGTCTGAAGACGGCCGTGGCGCGCTGGATCGAGGCGAAGCGGGCGGCGGGCGAGGACGTCCCCGTCCGGGACGTGGCGGCCTCCTTCCAGGAGGCGGTCGTCGACGTGCTGACCCGCAAGGCGGTGCGCGCCTGCAAGGACGAGGGCGTCGACCATCTGATGATCGGCGGCGGCGTGGCGGCCAACTCCCGGCTGCGCGCGCTCGCCCAGGAGCGGTGCGAACGGGCCGGCATCCGGCTGCGGGTGCCGCGACCGAAGCTGTGCACCGACAACGGCGCGATGGTGGCCGCCCTGGGCGCCGAGATGGTCGCCAGGAACCGGCCCGCGTCGGACTGGGAGCTGTCGGCGGACTCCTCGCTGCCGGTGACCGAGTCCCATGTGCCCGGCAGCCACCACCACGGCCACGACCACGTCCACGAGGTCAGCAAGGAGAACCTGTACTCGTGA
- a CDS encoding ABC transporter permease: protein MTGAAVTAPLTGSGRVRPLAWAGQTLTMAWRSLVAVKHNPLELVDYSVTPIMFVFLFTYVLGGQMAGSTDAYLEYALPGIIVQNTLFMTVYTAMALNTDLTKGVFDRLRSLPIARSAPLIGRITADLAKHVWAMLLMIGIGLLMGFRITGGFGGFLLGAVLLIVFAAAVSWTAVLIGMLAGDAEKVQAFAFTLIFPITFTSSAFVIVDTMPGWLQAWSDVNPVTHLSDAYRGLLVGGPVAEPVMWSLVWAVGIAAVFCPLAMRAYRAKV, encoded by the coding sequence ATGACCGGCGCGGCGGTCACCGCACCGCTCACGGGCTCCGGCCGCGTGCGGCCGCTGGCGTGGGCCGGGCAGACGCTGACGATGGCGTGGCGCAGCCTGGTGGCGGTCAAGCACAACCCGCTGGAGCTGGTGGACTACTCCGTCACGCCGATCATGTTCGTCTTCCTCTTCACGTATGTGCTGGGCGGGCAGATGGCCGGTTCGACCGACGCCTATCTGGAGTACGCGCTGCCCGGGATCATCGTGCAGAACACCCTCTTCATGACGGTGTACACGGCGATGGCGCTCAACACGGACCTGACGAAGGGCGTCTTCGACCGGCTGCGCAGCCTGCCCATCGCCCGCTCCGCGCCGCTCATCGGGCGGATCACGGCGGACCTCGCCAAGCACGTGTGGGCGATGCTGCTCATGATCGGCATCGGGCTGCTGATGGGCTTCCGGATCACCGGCGGCTTCGGCGGGTTCCTGCTCGGCGCCGTGCTGCTGATCGTCTTCGCGGCGGCCGTCTCCTGGACGGCGGTGCTCATCGGGATGCTCGCGGGCGACGCGGAGAAGGTGCAGGCGTTCGCCTTCACCCTGATCTTCCCGATCACCTTCACCAGCAGCGCGTTCGTCATCGTGGACACGATGCCGGGCTGGCTCCAGGCCTGGAGCGACGTCAACCCGGTCACCCATCTGTCGGACGCCTACCGGGGGCTGCTCGTCGGCGGTCCGGTGGCGGAGCCGGTGATGTGGTCGCTGGTGTGGGCCGTGGGGATCGCCGCGGTGTTCTGCCCGCTGGCGATGCGGGCGTACCGCGCCAAGGTCTGA
- a CDS encoding NAD(P)H-hydrate dehydratase: MRSAYSVEAVRHAEERVMARLPEGVLMQRAAAGLAAACAGLLGRVYGARVVLLVGSGANGGDTLFAGARLARRGAGVAAVLLAPGRTHRAGLAALFAAGGRVADDPFEPLAAADLVLDGITGIGGRGGLRPDAVPVARAARGSDAVVVAVDLPSGVEADTGEVLGEALRADLTVTFGTYKPGLLVDPAREYAGAVRLVDIGIGDELPSVAGLEALQHADVARMLPLPAAESDKYRRGVVGVVAGSARYPGAAVLAVAGALRGGAGAVRYVGPAADAVIARFPECLVSAGPPGKAGRVQAWVVGPGIGENADAVREVLATDVPVLVDADGLRLLDAGDLRGRAAPTLLTPHAGEAAALLGVAREEVEAARLTSVRELSARHGATVLLKGSTTLVAGPDGGTPVRANPMGTPWLATAGSGDVLSGLAGSLLAAGLDARDAGSAAAYLHGLAARLAAARGVPLTAYDVAATLPAAWHDVRDPGDGTPGEP, from the coding sequence ATGCGTAGTGCGTACAGCGTCGAAGCGGTCCGGCACGCCGAGGAACGGGTGATGGCCCGGCTGCCGGAGGGCGTTCTCATGCAGCGGGCCGCCGCCGGACTGGCCGCCGCCTGCGCCGGGCTGCTGGGCAGGGTGTACGGGGCCCGGGTGGTGCTGCTCGTCGGCAGCGGGGCCAACGGCGGCGACACCCTCTTCGCCGGCGCCCGGCTGGCGCGGCGCGGCGCCGGGGTCGCCGCCGTGCTGCTCGCCCCCGGGCGGACCCACCGGGCGGGCCTGGCGGCCCTGTTCGCCGCGGGCGGCCGGGTCGCCGACGACCCGTTCGAGCCGCTGGCCGCCGCCGATCTCGTGCTCGACGGCATCACCGGCATCGGCGGCCGCGGCGGACTGCGCCCGGACGCGGTGCCGGTGGCCCGTGCCGCCCGCGGGTCCGACGCCGTCGTCGTCGCCGTCGACCTGCCGAGCGGGGTCGAGGCGGACACCGGGGAGGTCCTGGGCGAGGCGCTGCGGGCGGATCTGACGGTCACCTTCGGCACGTACAAGCCGGGCCTGCTGGTGGACCCGGCCCGGGAGTACGCCGGAGCCGTGCGGCTGGTGGACATCGGCATCGGGGACGAACTGCCCTCCGTCGCCGGTCTGGAGGCGCTCCAGCACGCCGACGTCGCCCGGATGCTGCCGCTCCCGGCGGCCGAGAGCGACAAGTACCGGCGGGGTGTCGTCGGCGTCGTCGCCGGTTCCGCGCGCTACCCGGGGGCGGCCGTGCTGGCCGTGGCCGGCGCGCTGCGGGGCGGCGCCGGGGCCGTGCGGTACGTGGGCCCGGCCGCCGACGCGGTGATCGCCCGCTTCCCCGAGTGCCTGGTCAGCGCCGGGCCGCCCGGGAAGGCGGGCCGGGTCCAGGCATGGGTGGTCGGGCCCGGCATCGGCGAGAACGCCGACGCCGTGCGCGAGGTCCTCGCCACCGACGTGCCCGTCCTCGTCGACGCGGACGGGCTGCGCCTGCTGGACGCCGGGGACCTGCGCGGCCGGGCCGCGCCCACGCTGCTGACCCCGCACGCGGGGGAGGCCGCCGCGCTGCTCGGCGTGGCCCGCGAGGAGGTGGAGGCCGCCCGGCTCACCAGTGTGCGCGAGCTGTCCGCCCGCCACGGGGCGACGGTGCTGCTCAAGGGCTCCACCACGCTGGTCGCCGGCCCGGACGGCGGCACGCCGGTGCGGGCCAACCCGATGGGGACCCCCTGGCTGGCGACCGCCGGCAGCGGCGACGTCCTCTCGGGCCTGGCCGGTTCCCTGCTCGCCGCCGGTCTGGACGCCCGCGACGCGGGATCGGCCGCCGCCTATCTGCACGGCCTCGCGGCCCGGCTGGCCGCCGCCCGGGGCGTCCCCCTCACCGCCTACGACGTGGCCGCGACGCTCCCGGCCGCCTGGCACGACGTCCGCGATCCGGGCGACGGAACCCCCGGGGAGCCCTGA
- the alr gene encoding alanine racemase, with translation MSQTPPPHPAPPRARAEIDLAALRANVRALRARAPHSALMAVVKSDAYGHGMVPCARAALDAGAAWLGTATPQEALALRAAGVGGRIMCWLWTPGDPWRAGIEADLDMAVSGMWALREVTAAAREAGRPARIQLKADTGLGRNGCQPADWPALVAAARAAEDEGLVTVTGLWSHFACADEPGHPSIDRQLHLFRDMVDHAEKAGVEPEVRHIANSPATLTLPESHFDLVRTGIAMYGVSPAPELGTPAELGLRPVMTLAASVALVKHVPAGHGVSYGHHYVTGGETTLGLVPLGYADGIPRHASGRGPVLVGGEWRRVAGRVAMDQFVVDLGGQTVDEGAEALLFGPGDRGEPTAEDWAQAAGTIAYEIVTRIGARVPRVHLHEQPHDPAPGRPAAVDE, from the coding sequence ATGAGCCAGACACCGCCGCCGCACCCCGCACCGCCACGCGCCCGTGCCGAGATCGACCTCGCCGCCCTGCGCGCCAACGTCCGTGCGCTGCGGGCCCGTGCGCCGCACTCCGCGCTGATGGCCGTGGTGAAGTCGGACGCGTACGGCCACGGCATGGTGCCCTGCGCCAGGGCCGCACTCGACGCCGGTGCCGCCTGGCTCGGCACGGCGACCCCCCAGGAGGCGCTCGCGCTGCGCGCCGCCGGTGTCGGCGGCCGGATCATGTGCTGGCTGTGGACCCCGGGCGACCCGTGGCGCGCGGGCATCGAGGCCGACCTCGACATGGCCGTCAGCGGTATGTGGGCGCTGCGCGAGGTCACCGCGGCGGCCCGGGAGGCGGGCCGCCCCGCCCGGATCCAGCTCAAGGCCGACACCGGGCTCGGCCGCAACGGCTGCCAGCCCGCCGACTGGCCCGCCCTGGTCGCCGCCGCCCGTGCGGCCGAGGACGAGGGCCTGGTCACCGTCACGGGTCTGTGGTCCCACTTCGCCTGCGCCGACGAGCCGGGGCACCCCTCGATCGACCGGCAGCTCCACCTCTTCCGGGACATGGTCGACCACGCCGAGAAGGCCGGTGTGGAGCCGGAGGTGCGGCACATCGCCAACTCCCCGGCCACGCTGACCCTGCCGGAGTCCCACTTCGACCTCGTGCGGACGGGCATCGCGATGTACGGCGTCTCCCCGGCGCCCGAGCTGGGCACCCCGGCCGAGCTCGGGCTGCGTCCGGTGATGACGCTCGCCGCGTCCGTCGCCCTGGTCAAGCACGTGCCCGCGGGCCACGGGGTCAGCTACGGGCACCACTACGTCACCGGCGGGGAGACGACCCTCGGACTGGTCCCGCTCGGCTACGCCGACGGCATCCCCCGGCACGCGTCCGGCCGGGGCCCGGTCCTGGTCGGCGGCGAGTGGCGCCGGGTGGCCGGCCGGGTGGCGATGGACCAGTTCGTGGTCGACCTCGGCGGGCAGACGGTCGACGAGGGGGCCGAGGCGCTGCTCTTCGGCCCGGGCGACCGCGGCGAGCCGACGGCGGAGGACTGGGCGCAGGCCGCGGGGACGATCGCTTACGAGATCGTCACCCGGATCGGGGCGCGGGTCCCGCGCGTCCATCTCCACGAGCAGCCCCACGACCCGGCGCCCGGGCGGCCGGCCGCCGTCGACGAGTAG
- a CDS encoding alpha/beta fold hydrolase, producing MSETSTGDAVAAAAAATGAWRRAGGVAGTAIGVIAAGAAAGVALERLTVGRGMRKKARLALDATGPYGSLRGVPGTAVADDGTELHYEVEDVDPQVAAPRRRRLFGRKAPAPVTVVFSHGYCLGQDSWHFQRAALRGLVRTVFWDQRSHGRSARGASQAGPDGVPVTIDQLGRDLKAVIDAAAPEGPLVLVGHSMGGMTMMALGAQFPGLVRERVAAAAFVGTSAGRLGEVNYGLPVAGVNVVRRVLPGVLRALGSQAELVERGRRATADLFAGLIKRYSFSSKDVDPAVARFAERLIESTPIDVVAEFYPAFTEHDKSAALPVFAGLPVLVLAGDKDLVTPTTHSEAIADLLPEAELVIVPDGGHLVMLEHPEAVTDRLADLLVRAGAVPAAANVGTYGSTAQPGS from the coding sequence GTGAGCGAGACCAGCACGGGGGACGCCGTCGCGGCCGCCGCGGCGGCGACGGGCGCCTGGCGCAGGGCGGGAGGCGTCGCCGGCACGGCCATAGGCGTCATCGCCGCCGGCGCGGCCGCCGGTGTGGCGCTGGAGCGGCTCACCGTGGGCCGGGGCATGCGGAAGAAGGCCCGGCTCGCCCTCGACGCCACCGGCCCCTACGGATCGCTGCGCGGCGTCCCCGGCACGGCGGTCGCCGACGACGGCACCGAGCTCCACTACGAGGTCGAGGACGTCGACCCGCAGGTGGCCGCGCCGCGCCGGCGGCGGCTGTTCGGCCGCAAGGCGCCCGCCCCGGTCACCGTGGTGTTCAGCCACGGCTACTGCCTCGGCCAGGACTCCTGGCACTTCCAGCGGGCGGCCCTGCGCGGCCTGGTGCGCACGGTCTTCTGGGACCAGCGCAGCCACGGCCGCTCGGCCCGCGGTGCCTCGCAGGCGGGCCCGGACGGCGTGCCGGTCACCATCGACCAGCTCGGCCGGGACCTGAAGGCCGTGATCGACGCGGCGGCGCCCGAGGGCCCGCTGGTGCTGGTCGGCCACTCGATGGGCGGCATGACGATGATGGCGCTGGGCGCGCAGTTCCCCGGGCTGGTGCGCGAGCGGGTGGCCGCCGCGGCCTTCGTCGGGACCTCCGCCGGCCGTCTCGGCGAGGTCAACTACGGGCTGCCGGTGGCGGGCGTCAACGTGGTGCGCCGGGTGCTGCCCGGGGTGCTGCGGGCGCTCGGCTCCCAGGCGGAACTGGTGGAGCGGGGGCGCCGGGCGACGGCGGACCTCTTCGCCGGGCTGATCAAGCGGTACTCGTTCTCCTCGAAGGACGTGGACCCGGCCGTCGCCCGCTTCGCGGAACGGCTGATCGAGTCGACGCCGATCGACGTGGTCGCCGAGTTCTACCCGGCGTTCACCGAGCACGACAAGTCCGCCGCGCTGCCGGTCTTCGCCGGTCTCCCCGTGCTCGTCCTCGCGGGCGACAAGGACCTGGTGACGCCGACCACGCACAGCGAGGCGATCGCGGACCTGCTGCCGGAGGCCGAGCTGGTCATCGTCCCGGACGGCGGCCACCTGGTGATGCTGGAGCATCCGGAGGCCGTCACCGACCGGCTGGCGGACCTGCTGGTGCGGGCGGGAGCCGTACCGGCAGCGGCTAACGTTGGCACGTATGGAAGCACTGCACAGCCCGGGAGCTGA
- a CDS encoding holo-ACP synthase — protein sequence MIIGVGIDVAEIDRFAESLRRTPAMARRLFVEHELLLPSGERRGNASLAARFAAKEALAKALGAPGGLLWTDAEVYVEDSGRPRLRVRGTVLARATELGVRTWHVSLSHDAGVASAVVIAEG from the coding sequence ATGATCATCGGGGTGGGGATCGACGTGGCGGAGATCGACCGGTTCGCCGAGTCGCTCCGGCGCACACCGGCCATGGCCCGGCGGCTGTTCGTCGAGCACGAGCTGCTGCTGCCGAGCGGGGAACGCCGGGGCAACGCCTCCCTCGCGGCCCGGTTCGCCGCGAAGGAGGCCCTGGCCAAGGCGCTCGGCGCCCCGGGCGGGCTGCTCTGGACGGACGCCGAGGTCTACGTCGAGGACTCCGGCCGCCCCCGCCTCCGGGTCCGCGGCACGGTCCTGGCGCGGGCGACCGAACTGGGCGTGCGCACCTGGCACGTGTCGCTCAGTCATGACGCGGGGGTGGCGTCCGCGGTGGTGATCGCGGAGGGCTAG
- the tsaE gene encoding tRNA (adenosine(37)-N6)-threonylcarbamoyltransferase complex ATPase subunit type 1 TsaE yields the protein MEALHSPGAEPAVRSARLSVESPERMRDLGRSVAKLLRPGDLVMLTGELGAGKTTLTRGLGEGLGVRGAVTSPTFVIARVHPSLTGGPALVHVDAYRLGGGLDEMEDLDLDVSLPESVVVVEWGDGKVEDLTDDRLHVLIHRTAGDTDDDHREVTLRGHGARWSGVDLESATA from the coding sequence ATGGAAGCACTGCACAGCCCGGGAGCTGAACCGGCCGTCCGCTCCGCCCGTCTCTCCGTCGAATCGCCGGAGCGGATGCGGGACCTCGGGCGCTCCGTCGCCAAGCTGCTGCGCCCCGGCGACCTCGTGATGCTGACCGGCGAACTGGGCGCCGGCAAGACGACCCTGACGCGCGGTCTGGGCGAGGGGCTCGGGGTGCGCGGCGCCGTCACCTCCCCGACGTTCGTGATCGCCCGGGTCCACCCGTCGCTGACGGGCGGCCCCGCGCTGGTCCACGTCGACGCCTACCGGCTGGGCGGGGGCCTCGACGAGATGGAGGACCTCGACCTCGACGTGTCGCTGCCGGAGTCGGTGGTGGTGGTCGAGTGGGGCGACGGCAAGGTGGAGGACCTGACCGACGACCGTCTGCACGTGCTGATCCACCGGACGGCGGGCGACACGGACGACGACCACCGCGAGGTGACGCTCCGCGGCCACGGGGCGCGGTGGTCCGGCGTGGACCTGGAGTCGGCGACGGCCTGA